The proteins below are encoded in one region of Brienomyrus brachyistius isolate T26 unplaced genomic scaffold, BBRACH_0.4 scaffold52, whole genome shotgun sequence:
- the LOC125723895 gene encoding stonustoxin subunit beta-like gives MVRLSGCRVTEEGCSSLASALRSNPSHLRELDLSYNHPGDSRVKLLSAVLEDPSCKLEKLNVDYGGECRTRPGLQKYSCQLTLDPNTANRSLSLSGGNRKVTHEWGAEQPYPDHPERFDSWYQVLCRESLTGRCYWEAEWDGDGPEIAVTYKGIERKEGSDCQLGYNDKSWSLCCYTDRYSVWHNKKHTVIPIEPSGPRRVGVYLDWGAGALSFYRVSSDGLTLLYRFTSSFTESLYPGFGVHYGNSSVSL, from the exons atggtgag gctgtcaggctgtagagtcacagaagaaggctgttcttccctggcttcagctctgaggtcaaacccctcacacctgagagagctggacctgagctacaatcacccaggagactcaagagtgaagctgctctctgctgtactggaggatcccagctgtaaactggagaagctgaa tgtggattacggtggagagtgcaggaccagaccaggcttacagaaat actcctgccagctgacgctggaccccaacacagcaaacagaagcctgtctctgtcaggggggaacaggaaggtgacacatgagtggggggcagagcagccatatcctgatcatccagagagatttgacagctggtaccaagttctgtgcagagagagtctgactggccgctgttactgggaggctgagtgggatggagatggacCTGAGAtagcagtgacttataaagggatcgagAGGAAAGAAGGGAGTGACTGTcagcttggatacaatgacaagtcatggagtctgtgctgttatactgacagatactctgtctggcacaataagaaacacactgtcatacccatagagccctcaggcccccgcagagtaggagtgtatctggactggggggctggtgctctgtccttctacagagtctcctctgatggactgaccctcctgtacagattcacctcctcattcactgagtccctctatccagggtttggggttcaTTATggaaactcctcagtgtcactgtga